In one window of Bdellovibrio bacteriovorus W DNA:
- a CDS encoding universal stress protein (COG0589 Universal stress protein UspA and related nucleotide-binding proteins), with the protein MSRKNAVLLADDLSNKNSDTQKRSQILQKFATDLAGLFGCKTDLAYIYNTPQWVSRNLTLEDAKRIETLEFEKQSKEMKNISAFDRLIVKLGWPIDLLLRLSKDQRYSAMVLGTKAAHGMDRFFLGSVAEEVARSVKIPLYILGPAVTSTNYQLDSKNLQLVVATDLTKHSRAAEAYAVGLAKKLGAKVHFYYSLKEVAESAQKFAYLGGDALPVFDNVLEDLKKDAMASMQKKLDRLKAQGVNCDAHIDSSDVELIDGVLKLASTPNSLIVMGHQGRGFIAQAFLGSNMRKIISQAKVPVAVVRS; encoded by the coding sequence ATGAGTCGCAAAAATGCCGTTCTACTAGCCGATGATCTTTCAAATAAAAATTCAGATACTCAGAAGAGATCGCAAATCTTGCAAAAGTTTGCAACGGACCTTGCGGGTCTTTTTGGATGCAAGACAGATCTAGCTTATATTTACAACACTCCACAGTGGGTGAGTCGTAACTTAACTCTTGAAGATGCCAAACGCATTGAAACTCTAGAGTTTGAAAAACAATCTAAAGAAATGAAAAATATTTCTGCGTTTGATCGCCTGATTGTAAAACTAGGCTGGCCTATAGATTTACTTTTAAGACTTTCAAAAGATCAGCGCTATTCAGCAATGGTTCTAGGAACTAAAGCAGCTCACGGTATGGATCGTTTCTTTCTTGGAAGTGTTGCTGAAGAAGTTGCACGCTCTGTAAAAATTCCTTTATATATTCTTGGTCCAGCCGTGACTTCGACAAACTACCAATTAGATTCTAAAAATCTCCAGCTCGTTGTAGCGACAGATCTCACGAAGCACTCGCGTGCAGCTGAAGCCTATGCTGTGGGGCTTGCGAAGAAGTTAGGTGCAAAGGTTCACTTTTATTACTCTCTCAAAGAGGTTGCAGAGAGTGCGCAAAAGTTTGCCTACCTAGGTGGCGATGCACTCCCTGTTTTTGATAATGTTTTAGAAGACCTTAAAAAAGACGCAATGGCATCCATGCAGAAAAAATTAGATCGCTTGAAAGCCCAAGGTGTGAATTGCGACGCCCATATCGATTCTAGTGATGTGGAGTTAATCGATGGAGTTCTTAAACTTGCAAGCACTCCAAACAGTCTTATTGTAATGGGTCATCAGGGACGCGGATTTATTGCGCAAGCTTTTTTAGGAAGCAACATGCGCAAAATTATCAGCCAAGCAAAAGTGCCTGTGGCTGTTGTGCGATCTTAA
- a CDS encoding hypothetical protein (COG0621 2-methylthioadenine synthetase), protein MENTTQNPETTHQNNDLGQGRGVYISTYGCQMNVNDTERMYSLLEMQNFTPVEKPEEASLIIINSCSVREKPVHKVYSEVGTFRKMKERNPDLKIGVGGCVGQQEKDNLMKNQPMIDFVFGTDQIDNLPNIVAQSYAGDKRLVSAKFEHRAPYHIETMVRNPGVATFVNITKGCDNFCTFCVVPYTRGREKSRPLQHILTDIQHLVKRGVKEVTLLGQNVNSYKGEEDIDFADLLAKVATETDIERIRYTTSHPKDFNQKLADTMAAHQDKIMEYIHLPFQSGNSRILDRMNRNYTREHYLEKIAMLKKTIPNVVFSTDIIVGFPGETEEEFRDTMSLVEEVGFETIFAFKYSPRPFTKAAKFEEQVDEDVKSERLNRLFDAHDKMAFELVKRYEGQTMKVLVEQVDREHGKIQGRSTGNKLVHFMGGPDLIGKTVDVKITKAFPAVFRGEML, encoded by the coding sequence GTGGAAAATACAACGCAAAACCCTGAAACGACTCACCAAAATAACGATCTTGGACAAGGTCGTGGAGTTTATATTTCTACTTACGGTTGTCAGATGAACGTGAACGATACAGAGCGCATGTATTCTCTTTTAGAGATGCAAAACTTTACGCCTGTTGAAAAACCTGAAGAAGCGTCTCTGATCATCATCAACTCCTGCAGTGTGCGCGAAAAGCCTGTTCATAAAGTTTATTCTGAAGTGGGCACTTTCCGTAAAATGAAAGAACGCAATCCAGATCTTAAAATCGGCGTCGGCGGATGCGTAGGTCAGCAAGAAAAAGACAATCTGATGAAAAATCAGCCGATGATCGACTTTGTTTTCGGAACAGATCAGATCGACAATCTTCCTAATATCGTAGCTCAATCCTATGCGGGTGATAAACGCCTAGTGAGTGCGAAGTTTGAACACCGTGCCCCTTACCACATTGAGACTATGGTTCGTAACCCAGGTGTCGCTACGTTCGTGAACATCACAAAGGGTTGTGATAATTTCTGTACTTTCTGTGTGGTTCCTTACACTCGCGGCAGAGAGAAATCTCGTCCTCTTCAACACATCCTTACGGACATTCAACATCTTGTTAAACGTGGCGTGAAGGAAGTGACTCTTCTTGGACAAAACGTAAATTCGTATAAGGGTGAGGAGGATATCGACTTCGCAGATCTATTAGCAAAGGTCGCAACGGAAACAGATATCGAGAGAATTCGCTATACGACTTCTCACCCTAAAGATTTCAATCAGAAGTTAGCTGATACGATGGCAGCTCACCAGGATAAAATCATGGAGTATATCCATTTGCCATTCCAGTCTGGAAACTCACGTATTTTAGATCGCATGAATCGTAACTACACTCGTGAGCACTACTTAGAAAAAATTGCGATGCTTAAAAAGACAATTCCAAATGTGGTCTTCTCTACAGATATCATTGTTGGCTTCCCGGGCGAAACTGAGGAAGAGTTTCGAGATACAATGAGTCTTGTGGAAGAAGTTGGATTTGAAACAATCTTTGCATTTAAATATTCTCCACGTCCATTTACAAAAGCTGCGAAGTTTGAAGAGCAAGTGGATGAGGATGTGAAGTCTGAGCGCCTTAATCGCCTTTTTGATGCTCATGATAAAATGGCCTTTGAATTGGTAAAGCGTTATGAAGGTCAGACGATGAAGGTTCTAGTTGAACAAGTGGATCGCGAACATGGAAAAATCCAAGGACGCAGCACAGGTAACAAGCTAGTTCACTTTATGGGTGGTCCAGATCTTATTGGTAAAACAGTGGATGTGAAAATCACTAAAGCCTTCCCGGCAGTTTTTAGAGGAGAAATGCTTTAA
- a CDS encoding hypothetical protein (COG1259 Uncharacterized conserved protein) — protein sequence MNDVLDFSKLGSQIIFSQPSGEEEVFHQKDLVKLIPYGLSVSNDVTRPFLLLKDEAHQYTLPVAVSPIDAGVVLSQTNGQTLQSSPHKFTAMLLESMGIEIKQAVFVEIRGAHQYLRLYMTGNPQASSFKIRADEAMSLCMYLQVPMFATKGYIGRSRVMNAQVEQSAMPAFDQFFGADRGSGLLN from the coding sequence ATGAATGACGTATTGGATTTTTCAAAATTAGGATCACAGATCATTTTTTCTCAACCATCGGGAGAGGAAGAAGTTTTTCATCAAAAAGATTTGGTGAAGTTGATTCCCTATGGCCTTTCTGTCAGCAATGATGTGACTCGGCCGTTTTTGCTTTTAAAGGATGAGGCTCATCAATACACTCTGCCTGTGGCAGTAAGTCCTATTGATGCAGGCGTGGTGCTTTCACAGACTAATGGTCAGACACTACAGTCTTCGCCTCATAAGTTTACAGCAATGCTATTAGAGTCAATGGGTATTGAGATCAAGCAAGCGGTCTTTGTTGAGATTCGTGGAGCTCATCAGTACTTGCGTCTTTATATGACTGGTAATCCTCAGGCGAGTTCGTTTAAGATTCGCGCCGATGAAGCAATGTCTCTTTGTATGTATCTGCAAGTTCCGATGTTTGCGACGAAGGGTTATATTGGGCGATCACGTGTAATGAATGCGCAAGTTGAACAAAGTGCGATGCCGGCTTTTGATCAGTTCTTTGGAGCCGATCGAGGTTCGGGTCTTTTAAATTAA
- a CDS encoding potassium/proton antiporter (COG3263 NhaP-type Na+/H+ and K+/H+ antiporters with a unique C-terminal domain) codes for MDFETTFFIASLLLFVSVIMSKMLGGYGIPSLIVFLALGMLAGSEGIGGIYFDNALLSQSLGTVALIYILFSGGLDTNIKRIRPIMKTGLVLASFGVILTTVITGVFVHWLLKWSWVESFLLGSIISSTDAAAVFAALRTKHGQLKGNLAPLLEFESGSNDPMAVMLTVLCLQLLETSEFSGAAMALKVVTQFIMAGVVGFFAARLMGWLFNRIKLEYEGLYPVLSLALVMLLYLLSDKVGANGFLAVYICGIFLSDQSFVSKRSTMIFHDGIAWLMQITMFITLGLLVFPSRLPPVIGEGLLISAFLIIVARPATIFVFMYFSKFNFKEKLLISWVGLRGSVPIILATFPFVAKAQKADYIFNLVFFIVITSVLLQGSTIKPVARWLGLLETPKETPESIPATHMAPTTDINAFANILSFPIPPNSPWIGKHVVDLNLPEGILIIFINRKGKKFIPRGSTMLESEDDLMIVTNTKEEEQLLLQKINPEPTLV; via the coding sequence ATGGATTTTGAAACGACTTTCTTTATAGCTTCGCTTTTGTTATTTGTCAGCGTCATCATGAGCAAGATGCTAGGTGGCTACGGAATCCCCTCGCTCATCGTTTTTTTGGCTTTAGGAATGCTCGCAGGCTCTGAAGGAATTGGTGGGATCTATTTCGACAACGCCCTTCTCAGTCAAAGTCTAGGTACGGTCGCCCTCATTTACATCCTCTTTTCTGGAGGACTCGACACCAATATCAAACGCATCCGCCCCATCATGAAAACGGGACTGGTTCTAGCATCCTTCGGTGTAATTCTGACCACAGTTATTACCGGAGTCTTTGTACACTGGCTCTTAAAGTGGAGTTGGGTTGAAAGCTTCCTCTTAGGCAGCATCATCAGTTCCACAGATGCCGCGGCCGTCTTTGCAGCCCTTAGAACCAAGCATGGGCAACTCAAAGGCAACCTCGCTCCCCTCTTAGAGTTTGAATCCGGTTCGAATGACCCCATGGCTGTAATGTTAACAGTGCTCTGCTTGCAGCTACTGGAGACTTCTGAATTTTCTGGCGCCGCCATGGCCTTAAAGGTGGTTACTCAGTTTATCATGGCGGGTGTTGTTGGTTTCTTTGCCGCGCGCCTTATGGGTTGGCTATTTAACCGCATCAAGCTTGAGTACGAAGGTCTCTACCCAGTCCTTTCTCTAGCTCTTGTCATGCTTTTATATCTTCTTAGCGACAAGGTGGGGGCCAATGGCTTCCTTGCAGTTTACATCTGCGGGATTTTCCTCTCTGACCAATCCTTTGTTTCCAAACGTTCAACCATGATATTCCACGATGGGATCGCTTGGTTGATGCAAATTACGATGTTCATCACCTTAGGGCTTCTGGTTTTCCCGTCGCGCCTTCCTCCAGTGATTGGTGAAGGTCTTCTTATTTCTGCGTTCCTTATTATCGTAGCTCGTCCTGCAACGATCTTCGTATTCATGTATTTTTCAAAATTCAATTTCAAGGAAAAGCTTCTTATATCTTGGGTTGGCCTTCGTGGATCTGTACCGATTATTTTGGCGACTTTTCCATTTGTGGCGAAAGCTCAAAAGGCTGACTACATTTTCAATCTCGTCTTCTTTATCGTTATCACATCAGTACTCCTTCAGGGCTCTACCATTAAGCCTGTCGCACGCTGGCTAGGCCTTCTTGAGACTCCGAAAGAAACTCCCGAGTCAATCCCTGCTACTCACATGGCCCCGACTACGGACATTAACGCGTTTGCAAATATTCTTTCATTCCCAATTCCACCTAATTCTCCATGGATTGGGAAACATGTGGTGGATTTAAACTTACCTGAAGGTATTTTGATTATTTTTATCAATCGCAAAGGAAAGAAGTTCATCCCTCGTGGGAGCACTATGCTTGAGTCTGAAGATGACTTGATGATTGTCACAAACACGAAAGAAGAAGAGCAATTGCTTCTTCAGAAAATCAATCCAGAGCCAACCCTTGTTTAA
- a CDS encoding transferase family protein (COG0663 Carbonic anhydrases/acetyltransferases, isoleucine patch superfamily): MKVKARGKEPVIGKEVFLADNCRIISDVEIGDRCSIWYNVVIRGDVMPIRIGNEVNVQDGSVIHGTFGKWGTTLHDRVTIGHLAMLHGCEIGRATLVGMGSIVMDGVKIGEHCLIGAGSLVTEGTQIPPRSLVVGRPAKVKRPLTDEEVELLEKSADNYLLYKTWYEE; the protein is encoded by the coding sequence ATGAAAGTAAAAGCCCGAGGGAAAGAACCTGTCATTGGTAAAGAAGTTTTTCTTGCGGATAATTGTCGCATTATCAGTGATGTTGAAATTGGAGATAGATGCTCTATTTGGTACAACGTCGTGATCCGTGGAGACGTTATGCCAATTCGCATTGGCAACGAGGTTAATGTTCAAGATGGAAGTGTCATTCATGGAACCTTTGGAAAATGGGGAACTACTTTACATGACCGAGTCACAATTGGGCACTTAGCTATGCTTCATGGTTGTGAGATCGGGCGCGCGACTCTTGTGGGAATGGGTTCCATTGTTATGGATGGTGTTAAGATTGGCGAGCACTGTTTAATCGGAGCAGGATCTTTAGTGACGGAGGGAACTCAGATTCCGCCGCGCAGCCTTGTCGTGGGGCGTCCAGCTAAAGTGAAGCGTCCTTTAACGGATGAAGAGGTCGAGCTTTTAGAAAAGTCAGCGGATAACTACCTGCTCTATAAGACTTGGTACGAGGAATAG
- a CDS encoding inosine-monophosphate dehydrogenase (COG0516 IMP dehydrogenase/GMP reductase), producing the protein MEKSIPYALTFDDILLLPQYSEITPTDVVPRSFFARGTYLNTPIISAAMDTVTENRIARVMAQNGGLGIIHKNLTIDQQVLEVEKVKKYEAGMILDPITLGPDNLVQEAVDLMEKYSISGVPVTVNGKLQGILTNRDLRFEENFNQPIKNIMTHENLVTAKMGTTLEEAKKILQKNRIEKLPVVDANGNLKGLITIKDIEKAKNYPQATKDEHGRLFVGAAVGVGADSKDRAEALIAAQVDVICVDTAHGHSKNVMEMVKYISQKHKDVIIVAGNVVTAEATEALMKVGADVVKVGVGPGSICTTRVVAGVGMPQISAIAECSKVARSLGKTIIADGGIKYSGDITKALALGANSVMVGNLLAGAEESPGETILFQGRTYKVYRGMGSLGAMASGSKDRYGQMDVDTDKLVPEGIEGKVAYKGPAALVIHQLVGGLKSGMGYLGASHIEELQSKAKYVRITASGLRESHVHDVSITKEAPNYRLER; encoded by the coding sequence ATGGAAAAATCAATCCCCTATGCTTTGACCTTTGACGACATTTTACTGCTTCCGCAGTACTCAGAAATCACTCCAACGGATGTAGTGCCTCGATCTTTTTTCGCTCGAGGTACTTACTTAAATACGCCGATCATTTCAGCTGCGATGGATACGGTGACAGAAAATCGTATTGCGCGCGTGATGGCTCAAAATGGTGGTCTAGGAATCATTCATAAGAACCTAACAATCGATCAGCAAGTTCTGGAAGTTGAAAAAGTAAAAAAGTACGAAGCTGGAATGATTTTAGATCCCATCACTTTGGGGCCTGATAATTTAGTTCAAGAAGCCGTGGACCTTATGGAGAAGTATTCCATCAGTGGTGTTCCTGTTACGGTCAACGGAAAACTTCAAGGGATCTTAACGAATCGCGATTTGCGCTTTGAAGAAAATTTTAATCAGCCCATTAAAAATATCATGACCCATGAGAATCTCGTCACAGCTAAGATGGGAACAACTCTTGAGGAAGCAAAAAAGATTCTACAAAAAAATCGCATTGAAAAGCTTCCAGTGGTTGATGCGAACGGAAACCTAAAAGGGCTTATCACTATCAAGGATATTGAAAAAGCGAAAAACTATCCTCAAGCGACCAAGGATGAGCATGGACGCCTCTTTGTAGGAGCTGCGGTAGGTGTTGGCGCAGATTCCAAAGACCGTGCAGAAGCTTTGATTGCAGCACAAGTAGATGTGATCTGTGTAGATACAGCTCACGGTCACTCTAAAAATGTGATGGAAATGGTGAAGTACATTTCTCAGAAGCATAAAGATGTGATTATCGTTGCCGGAAATGTTGTAACAGCGGAGGCTACGGAAGCTTTAATGAAAGTGGGCGCTGATGTTGTAAAAGTCGGTGTTGGGCCTGGTAGTATCTGTACTACGCGCGTGGTGGCGGGCGTCGGAATGCCGCAGATCTCTGCAATTGCGGAGTGTTCAAAAGTGGCGCGCTCTTTAGGGAAAACAATCATTGCAGATGGTGGAATTAAATACTCGGGCGATATCACCAAGGCTCTGGCGTTGGGAGCAAACTCTGTCATGGTTGGAAATCTTCTTGCGGGAGCGGAAGAATCTCCAGGAGAAACTATTTTATTCCAAGGGCGTACATACAAGGTTTACCGTGGCATGGGAAGCTTAGGGGCGATGGCAAGTGGTTCTAAAGATCGCTACGGGCAAATGGATGTCGATACAGACAAATTAGTCCCAGAGGGGATTGAGGGTAAAGTTGCTTATAAAGGCCCGGCAGCACTTGTGATTCATCAACTTGTGGGTGGATTGAAGTCAGGCATGGGATATTTAGGCGCTTCTCATATTGAAGAACTTCAGAGTAAGGCAAAATATGTTCGCATCACTGCTTCTGGTCTTCGTGAATCTCATGTTCATGATGTGAGCATCACAAAAGAAGCACCTAACTATAGACTTGAGAGATAA
- the guaA gene encoding GMP synthase (COG0518 GMP synthase - Glutamine amidotransferase domain), which translates to MRGFIIIDFGSQFTQLIARRLRDLGYYSEIHSYKISTDEIRKKQPFGIILSGGPNSVFSEKSAQKNVAELGEIAPVLGICYGLQLMVHQLGGEVRKTTSPEYGRQEIQWQKSLGNIPKSHSVWMSHGDEIVRLPEGFEVYAKSSNGHIAAIGKDHFLALQFHAEAAHTEYGVDIFKHFAAEMCKAERNWSAPEIKNLLIQEVRAKVGDHDHVLVALSGGVDSSVVATLLTETLGADRVHCVFVDTGLLRKNEYEEVMTQYQKFGLNVKGINAKKEFLSALAGKIDPEQKRKTIGGLFIEIFEKSYDKSLPIKWLAQGTVYPDVIESVSFDGTVTIKSHHNVGGLPAKMNLGLVEPVRELFKDEVRALGKELGLPEKMLWRHPFPGPGLAIRVLGEVTEEKLNIMKEADAIFISELREHGLYGKMFQAFCVLLPVKTVGVQNDQRTYEYVLSLRAVSSSDGMTADWYPFEFEFLRKVSNMITNQVQGVNRVVYDVTSKPPGTIEWE; encoded by the coding sequence ATGCGTGGCTTTATTATTATTGATTTTGGATCACAGTTTACACAGCTTATCGCACGTCGTTTACGTGATTTAGGGTATTACTCTGAAATTCATTCTTATAAAATCTCAACGGATGAAATTCGCAAGAAACAACCTTTTGGAATTATCTTAAGTGGTGGTCCGAACTCTGTTTTTTCTGAAAAGTCTGCGCAAAAGAATGTTGCTGAACTTGGCGAGATCGCCCCTGTTTTGGGTATTTGTTATGGCTTGCAGTTGATGGTTCATCAGCTTGGTGGCGAGGTTAGGAAAACCACCTCTCCAGAGTATGGCCGACAAGAAATTCAATGGCAAAAAAGCCTCGGAAATATCCCGAAGTCTCACTCTGTTTGGATGAGTCACGGAGATGAGATCGTGCGTTTGCCTGAAGGGTTTGAGGTCTATGCAAAATCCTCTAATGGGCATATTGCCGCGATTGGAAAAGATCACTTCTTAGCTCTGCAATTTCATGCAGAAGCTGCGCACACAGAGTATGGCGTTGACATCTTTAAGCACTTCGCCGCAGAGATGTGTAAGGCTGAGCGCAATTGGTCAGCCCCTGAGATTAAAAATCTCCTCATTCAAGAGGTGCGCGCCAAGGTTGGCGATCACGATCACGTGCTTGTGGCATTAAGTGGCGGTGTTGATTCTTCGGTGGTAGCGACGTTACTCACTGAAACTCTTGGTGCAGACAGGGTTCACTGTGTCTTTGTGGACACGGGACTTTTGCGTAAGAATGAGTACGAAGAGGTCATGACTCAATATCAAAAGTTCGGCCTGAATGTAAAAGGTATTAATGCCAAGAAAGAATTCCTTTCTGCCTTAGCTGGTAAGATAGATCCAGAGCAAAAGCGAAAAACAATTGGTGGACTTTTTATTGAGATCTTCGAAAAAAGTTACGATAAAAGCTTGCCGATTAAATGGTTAGCGCAAGGAACTGTCTATCCAGATGTGATTGAGAGTGTTTCCTTTGATGGCACAGTCACTATTAAGTCCCATCATAATGTGGGTGGGTTACCAGCGAAAATGAACTTGGGTCTGGTGGAGCCAGTGAGAGAGCTATTTAAGGATGAAGTTAGAGCTTTAGGAAAAGAACTGGGGCTCCCGGAAAAAATGCTTTGGCGCCATCCATTTCCAGGGCCAGGTCTTGCGATCCGTGTTTTAGGAGAAGTGACTGAAGAAAAGCTCAATATCATGAAAGAAGCAGACGCTATTTTTATTTCTGAGCTTCGAGAACATGGACTTTATGGAAAGATGTTTCAGGCATTTTGTGTTTTATTGCCTGTAAAAACTGTGGGTGTTCAAAACGATCAGCGCACCTATGAATATGTGCTGTCTTTACGAGCAGTCTCTTCCAGTGATGGGATGACCGCAGACTGGTATCCGTTTGAGTTTGAATTCCTTCGAAAAGTATCAAATATGATCACAAATCAAGTCCAAGGGGTGAATCGCGTTGTTTATGACGTCACAAGCAAACCTCCAGGAACTATTGAGTGGGAATAG